The Prevotella sp. E9-3 genome has a window encoding:
- the smpB gene encoding SsrA-binding protein SmpB, translating to MNKEQEQLRKKSPVQIKNKKASFEYFFIEEFTAGIVLTGTEIKSIRAGKASLVDTYCTIINNELWVKGMSISPYFYGSYNNHEMKRDRKLLLTRREINRLASATKQTGYTIVPTLVFIDENGRAKMDLALCKGKKAYDKRQTLKEKEDRREMDRAMKIYK from the coding sequence ATGAATAAGGAACAGGAACAGCTCCGCAAAAAGAGCCCCGTACAGATAAAGAACAAAAAGGCCTCGTTTGAATATTTCTTCATAGAAGAGTTTACAGCGGGCATCGTTCTCACAGGCACAGAGATAAAATCTATTCGCGCCGGCAAAGCCAGCCTGGTTGACACGTATTGCACCATCATCAACAATGAACTGTGGGTGAAAGGAATGAGTATCAGCCCTTATTTTTATGGCTCGTACAACAACCACGAGATGAAGCGCGACCGCAAACTGCTTCTCACACGCAGGGAAATAAACCGACTGGCCAGCGCAACCAAACAAACAGGATATACAATAGTGCCCACACTGGTATTCATTGACGAGAACGGACGCGCCAAGATGGACCTCGCACTTTGTAAAGGTAAGAAAGCCTACGACAAGCGACAGACCCTGAAGGAGAAAGAAGACCGTCGCGAAATGGATCGCGCAATGAAAATTTATAAGTGA
- the metH gene encoding methionine synthase — translation MPTLKEIIKERILILDGAMGTVIQQYGLTEADFQGSIPLKYRNGSNAPVMMKGNNDMLCLSRPDIITDIHERYLKAGADIITTNTFNAQRISQSDYLLEEYAYKINLEGARLAHEAALRFSTEEKPRFVAGSVGPTNKTCSMSPDVSNPAARELTYDQLFEAYTEQINGLIEGGVDAILIETIFDSLNAKVAIDAALSSMKRKGKELPIMLSVTVSDLAGRTLSGQTLDAFLASIDSYPIFSIGLNCSFGARQMKPFLKELARRAPYYISAYPNAGLPNSMGLYDETPETMAPQIGEFIDEELVNIVGGCCGTTPDFIAQYVPLAKDAKKRHVPVARPENLWLSGLDLLELTPSIPFVNVGERCNVAGSRKFLRLIKEKNYDEAVSIARKQVSDGALVIDINMDDGLLEAKEEMVTFLNLIASEPDIARVPVMIDSSDWNVITAGLKCVQGKCIVNSISLKEGEEVFKSHARDVMRYGAAVVVMCFDEQGQATTYERRIEIASRAYRILTQEVGMQPQNIIFDPNILAIATGMEEHDAYALEFIRATNWIRQNLKGAHVSGGVSNLSFSFRGNNYIREAMHAVFLYHAIQAGMDFGIVNPATKVQYADIPQHQLEIIEDAILYRRTDAAERLTELSVAILEEQNKEKESATANPTENANDDLQNRLSIPVEERLQQALIKGIGDTLQTDLEEAITKYGRAVDIIEGPLMDGMNEVGKRFGAGQMFLPQVVKTARTMKQAVAILQPYIEAQKQEGATKAGKVLLATVKGDVHDIGKNIVAVVMACNNYDVVDLGVMVPAEQIVKKAIEEKVDIIGLSGLITPSLEEMVNVAKELRKAGLQIPIMIGGATTSELHVALKIAPVYEGPVVWMKDASLNAYTAARLMNEKEQMAKELDATYAHMRQEYAEEQQQLLSLEEARKNKLDLWKKQTL, via the coding sequence ATGCCAACACTAAAAGAAATAATCAAAGAGCGTATTCTGATTCTCGATGGTGCTATGGGTACCGTGATTCAGCAATACGGACTTACTGAAGCCGACTTTCAAGGCTCGATTCCCCTAAAATATCGTAATGGCAGTAATGCACCCGTCATGATGAAGGGCAACAATGACATGCTCTGCCTTTCACGCCCTGACATTATCACCGATATTCATGAACGATACCTCAAGGCTGGTGCAGACATCATTACTACCAACACCTTTAATGCACAACGCATATCACAGAGTGACTACCTGCTGGAGGAATATGCTTACAAGATAAACCTTGAAGGAGCCCGACTGGCCCATGAGGCGGCTCTACGATTCTCAACAGAAGAGAAGCCCAGATTCGTAGCAGGATCGGTTGGTCCGACGAACAAGACTTGTTCGATGTCGCCCGACGTAAGCAACCCTGCTGCCCGAGAACTGACCTACGACCAGTTGTTTGAAGCCTATACCGAACAGATAAACGGGCTTATAGAAGGCGGTGTTGACGCTATTCTCATAGAGACCATTTTTGACTCGCTGAATGCGAAAGTGGCCATTGACGCTGCACTTAGCTCAATGAAGCGAAAGGGAAAAGAACTGCCCATCATGCTCAGCGTCACCGTGAGCGACCTGGCTGGGCGCACCCTCAGCGGACAAACACTCGACGCGTTCCTTGCATCGATAGACTCCTACCCTATTTTCTCTATCGGACTGAACTGTTCGTTTGGAGCACGACAGATGAAACCATTCCTCAAGGAACTGGCCCGTCGCGCACCATACTATATAAGTGCTTATCCCAACGCCGGACTGCCCAATTCTATGGGACTCTATGATGAGACGCCCGAAACGATGGCACCCCAGATTGGTGAATTCATAGACGAAGAGTTGGTAAACATCGTTGGCGGATGCTGCGGTACAACGCCCGATTTCATAGCGCAATACGTACCTCTGGCAAAGGATGCCAAGAAACGCCACGTGCCTGTTGCCCGTCCCGAGAATTTGTGGCTAAGCGGTCTTGACCTTTTGGAACTGACGCCATCCATTCCCTTTGTCAATGTGGGTGAGCGCTGCAACGTGGCTGGATCGCGCAAGTTTCTACGCCTCATCAAAGAGAAAAACTATGATGAGGCTGTGAGCATTGCCCGAAAGCAAGTGAGTGACGGAGCACTGGTCATCGACATCAATATGGACGACGGACTGCTGGAAGCTAAAGAGGAAATGGTTACTTTCCTGAACCTCATCGCCTCGGAACCCGACATAGCCCGCGTACCTGTAATGATTGACTCCAGCGACTGGAACGTGATTACTGCCGGACTGAAATGCGTACAGGGAAAATGTATTGTGAACAGTATCTCGCTGAAAGAAGGTGAAGAAGTGTTCAAAAGTCATGCCCGCGACGTGATGCGATACGGTGCCGCCGTTGTAGTGATGTGTTTCGACGAACAGGGACAGGCCACTACCTACGAACGCCGTATAGAGATAGCCTCACGAGCCTACCGCATACTGACTCAGGAGGTGGGCATGCAACCGCAAAACATCATTTTCGACCCCAACATACTGGCCATTGCAACAGGTATGGAGGAACACGATGCCTACGCATTGGAATTTATACGTGCAACAAACTGGATCAGACAAAACCTGAAAGGTGCACACGTAAGCGGTGGTGTAAGCAATCTATCGTTCTCGTTCCGCGGTAACAACTATATCCGTGAGGCCATGCATGCCGTATTTCTCTATCATGCAATTCAAGCTGGCATGGACTTCGGTATTGTCAATCCTGCCACAAAGGTCCAGTATGCAGACATTCCACAGCATCAACTTGAAATCATAGAAGACGCCATTCTATACCGTAGAACTGACGCAGCCGAACGGCTTACAGAACTGAGCGTTGCCATTCTGGAAGAACAAAACAAGGAAAAGGAATCGGCAACAGCCAATCCAACTGAGAATGCCAACGATGACCTACAAAACAGACTTTCCATCCCAGTGGAAGAGCGACTGCAGCAGGCACTTATCAAAGGTATAGGCGACACCCTTCAAACTGATTTGGAAGAAGCTATAACAAAATATGGAAGGGCTGTGGACATCATCGAAGGACCGCTGATGGACGGCATGAACGAAGTGGGCAAACGGTTTGGTGCGGGACAAATGTTTCTACCACAGGTGGTGAAGACTGCCCGAACCATGAAACAGGCGGTGGCTATTCTACAACCATATATTGAGGCACAGAAACAGGAGGGCGCTACAAAAGCAGGAAAAGTGCTACTGGCCACTGTTAAGGGTGATGTGCACGACATAGGCAAAAATATCGTTGCAGTAGTAATGGCCTGCAACAATTATGACGTGGTTGACCTTGGTGTAATGGTTCCGGCCGAACAGATTGTAAAAAAGGCCATTGAAGAAAAGGTTGATATAATCGGACTGTCTGGTCTTATCACGCCCAGCCTGGAAGAAATGGTTAATGTGGCAAAAGAACTCCGTAAGGCCGGCCTTCAGATTCCTATCATGATAGGCGGTGCTACCACAAGCGAACTACACGTGGCGCTAAAGATAGCCCCTGTCTATGAAGGGCCTGTGGTATGGATGAAGGACGCCTCCCTTAACGCCTATACTGCTGCAAGGCTGATGAATGAGAAGGAGCAAATGGCCAAAGAACTGGATGCCACCTACGCCCACATGCGACAAGAATATGCCGAGGAGCAACAGCAGCTTCTATCGCTGGAAGAAGCCAGAAAGAACAAACTTGACTTATGGAAAAAACAGACACTATAA
- a CDS encoding DMP19 family protein, whose amino-acid sequence MKDVFVSDDALRQAASEGMDAFIRIFVNAIHEAIGGELTAESMTELNNDQITLLAWDILHEEVMDGGFVQLIHNGYGPFIFKNPFAKALNKLWGMRELSKMLYDAHTLYNKYGSEIEKDCTDEEFMAMFEKYPEFDDFDDKFVECEEDWTEQIARYIDEHISNFAQVQ is encoded by the coding sequence ATGAAAGATGTTTTCGTGAGCGATGACGCACTTCGCCAGGCTGCCTCTGAAGGCATGGATGCCTTTATCCGTATTTTTGTAAACGCTATCCATGAAGCCATAGGCGGCGAGTTGACAGCTGAATCAATGACTGAGTTGAACAACGACCAAATAACACTTTTGGCTTGGGACATCCTGCACGAAGAAGTGATGGACGGCGGTTTTGTTCAGTTGATTCACAACGGCTACGGTCCCTTCATCTTCAAGAATCCATTCGCTAAGGCCCTGAACAAACTATGGGGCATGCGCGAACTTTCCAAAATGCTGTATGACGCCCATACGCTGTACAACAAATACGGTTCAGAGATTGAGAAGGACTGCACAGACGAAGAGTTTATGGCCATGTTTGAGAAATATCCGGAATTCGACGATTTCGACGACAAGTTCGTGGAATGTGAAGAGGACTGGACCGAACAGATAGCACGATACATAGACGAACACATTTCAAATTTTGCACAAGTCCAATAA